A window of the Juglans microcarpa x Juglans regia isolate MS1-56 chromosome 5D, Jm3101_v1.0, whole genome shotgun sequence genome harbors these coding sequences:
- the LOC121264981 gene encoding berberine bridge enzyme-like 18, translated as MKPVSSSVLIPFVITLLFSFLWATSAHTLDDFLQCLTLHAENSTSSISQVIYTPANSSYSSILEFSIQNPRFSTPPTPKPLVIITPLHVFQIQATIKCSQKHGMQIRVRSGGHDFEGLSYVSYVPFVIIDLINLRSINVDVENGTAWVEAGATIGEVYYRIAEKSRNFGFPAGVCPTVGVGGHFSGGGYGTMLRKYGLAADNIVDAQMIDVKGRILDRESMGEDLFWAIRGGGGASFGVIVAWKIKLVHVPSIVTVFAVNRNLEQNATKLVHRWQYVADKLDEDLFILVNSSAANSSQEGRRTIQASFVSLYLGGIDNLLSLMQESFPELGLVREDCTEMSWIESTLYFAGYPSGESLDVLLSRTPRTRPTSFKAKSDYVMEPIPEVGLEGIWERFYQKEAEKAIFVMIPYGGRMSEIPESALPFPHRVGNIYKILDGVYWEEDGIAASERHISWIRRLYSYTAAYVSKSPRAAYINYRDLDIGTNSKEGNTSYRRASTWGTKYFKSNFNRLVHVKTMVDPTNFFRNEQSIPALSASW; from the coding sequence atgaaGCCCGTTAGCTCTTCAGTGCTTATTCCATTTGTTATTACacttcttttctcatttttatggGCAACTTCGGCTCACACTCTTGACGACTTCCTTCAATGCCTGACCCTTCATGCTGAAAACTCCACCTCCTCAATTTCTCAAGTCATTTACACCCCCGCCAATTCCTCATATTCATCTATATTGGAATTCTCCATACAAAATCCTAGATTCTCAACACCTCCCACCCCAAAACCTCTAGTCATTATTACGCCATTGCATGTCTTCCAAATTCAGGCAACCATTAAGTGTTCCCAAAAACATGGCATGCAAATAAGAGTTAGAAGCGGTGGTCATGATTTTGAGGGCCTTTCTTATGTTTCTTATGTTCCATTTGTCATAATCGATCTGATAAATCTTCGTTCAATCAATGTTGATGTAGAAAATGGCACTGCATGGGTTGAAGCTGGTGCCACTATCGGTGAAGTATACTATAGGATTGCTGAGAAAAGTAGAAACTTTGGCTTTCCAGCAGGAGTTTGCCCGACTGTGGGTGTTGGTGGACATTTCAGTGGGGGAGGGTACGGCACCATGTTGCGCAAATATGGCCTTGCTGCAGATAATATTGTTGACGCCCAAATGATTGATGTTAAGGGCAGAATCCTTGACAGAGAATCCATGGGAGAAGATCTATTTTGGGCCATTCGAGGAGGTGGAGGGGCCAGCTTTGGAGTCATTGTTGCGTGGAAAATCAAGTTGGTTCATGTTCCATCAATTGTGACTGTATTCGCAGTTAATAGGAACTTGGAACAAAATGCAACCAAGCTTGTTCATCGGTGGCAATATGTTGCAGACAAGCTTGATGAAGACCTATTCATTCTCGTCAACTCAAGTGCTGCCAATTCTAGCCAAGAAGGGAGGAGAACAATACAAGCCTCATTTGTGTCCTTGTATCTCGGAGGGATAGATAATCTCCTTTCATTGATGCAAGAAAGCTTTCCTGAACTAGGTTTGGTAAGAGAAGATTGCACTGAAATGAGCTGGATTGAATCTACCCTCTACTTCGCCGGGTATCCAAGTGGGGAATCCTTGGATGTATTGCTAAGCAGGACTCCTCGAACAAGACCAACTTCTTTCAAAGCAAAATCTGACTACGTGATGGAACCTATTCCAGAAGTTGGCTTGGAAGGGATTTGGGAGAGATTTTACCAAAAAGAGGCCGAGAAAGCAATTTTCGTGATGATTCCGTATGGGGGAAGAATGAGTGAAATCCCGGAATCTGCACTTCCTTTCCCACATAGAGTTGGTAACATCTACAAAATCCTAGACGGGGTGTATTGGGAAGAAGATGGAATTGCGGCATCCGAGAGGCATATAAGTTGGATCAGAAGGCTTTACAGTTACACGGCTGCCTATGTTTCAAAATCTCCAAGAGCTGCATACATCAACTATAGGGACCTTGACATAGGAACAAATAGTAAGGAAGGCAACACAAGCTATAGACGGGCAAGTACATGGGGTACTAAATATTTCAAGAGCAACTTTAACAGGTTGGTTCATGTGAAGACCATGGTCGATCCCACTAATTTCTTCAGGAATGAACAAAGCATCCCAGCTCTTTCTGCATCCTGGTGA